A genomic stretch from Pagrus major chromosome 3, Pma_NU_1.0 includes:
- the gmnn gene encoding geminin, producing MSFIGKLKRGQQTSNENIKSFFAPSQKAMGLPRQTLRVLQDSAVNTDLGRSAQTGKVIPKRKQWDAEQTRGPKRVKVEVKSTQTEETQCLIDGMSTEAYQLMVKETPPSTYWKEVAEERRKALYNVLQENEKLHKDIEAKDERITKLKCENEELQDLAQHVQYMADMIERLTGKSPDNLEELREMALDVDDEEEEEEEEHNDSEVADQSEEDSDYSQSDAEEEEASDHEQAGPSEEQD from the exons atgagtttCATTGGAAAGTTAAAACGCGGCCAGCAGACGTCTAATGAGAATATAAAG AGTTTTTTCGCACCGTCTCAAAAGGCAATGGGACTCCCCAGACAAACCCTGCGGGTCCTTCAAGACTCAGCCGTCAACACAGATTTGGGAAGGTCCGCTCAG acAGGTAAAGTCATTCCCAAACGGAAACAGTGGGACGCTGAACAAACTAGAGGCCCAAAGAGGGTGAAGGTAGAAGTCaaatcaacacaaacagaagaaacCCAATGTTTGATAGATGGCATGTCCACTGAAGCTTATCAACTTATGGTTAAAG AAACCCCTCCTTCAACGTACTGGAAAGAGGTAGCAGAGGAGCGGCGGAAGGCCTTGTACAATGTTCTACAGGAGAACGAGAAG TTACACAAAGACATTGAGGCCAAAGATGAACGGATAACAAAGCTTAAGTGTGAaaatgaagagctgcaggatcTGGcacaacatgtacagtacatggcTGACATGATTGAG AGACTGACTGGTAAGAGCCCAGACAATCTGGAGGAACTGAGGGAGATGGCACTCGATgtggatgatgaggaggaggaggaggaggaggagcacaatGACAGTGAAGTGGCAGATCAGAGTGAGGAAGACTCAGATTACAGTCAGAGTgatgcagaggaagaagaggcatCAGACCACGAACAAGCTGGACCCTCAGAAGAGCAAGATTGA
- the tdp2b gene encoding tyrosyl-DNA phosphodiesterase 2, with amino-acid sequence MASTSDSDKPSVSNVEENRGRLCDEFAAIAGTDSAVAQCYLAENEWEMERALNSFFEADLERAFEVGNSPERETSPKPKRQKVEEKPPGGACIDLTEDSPASTRKPSEEDDKKLSLISWNVDGLDTDNLAERARGLCSFLVLYTPDVVFLQELIPPYVQYLKKRAVSYLIIEGGEENYFTGMMLKKSRVKFRESEIVPYPTTQMMRNLLVAQVDFKGQKFCLMTSHMESCKGHAEERMKQLRVVMQRMREAPDDVTVLFGGDTNLRDTEVAKVGLPSTVCDVWERLGRQEHCRYTWDTKANTNKTVPYISRCRFDRVYFRPATKDGVQHLAPDHMALVGLDKLDCGRYTSDHWGIYCSFSAG; translated from the exons ATGGCTTCTACATCGGACTCAGACAAGCCGTCAGTGTCTAATGTGGAAGAAAACAGAGGTCGTCTCTGCGATGAGTTTGCAGCTATAGCGGGGACTGACAGCGCTGTGGCTCAATGCTACCTGGCTGAAAATGAATGGGAGATGGAG AGGGCCCTGAACTCATTCTTTGAGGCTGACTTGGAGAGAGCATTTGAAGTAGGAAACTCCCCAGAAAGAGAGACCAGCCCCAAACCAAAGAGGCAGAAGGTTGAGGAAAAGCCTCCAGGAGGAGCCTG TATAGATTTGACTGAAGACAGCCCAGCCTCCACGAGGAAACCCTCAGAAGAAGATGATAAAAAGCTGTCACTGATCTCCTGGAACGTGGATGGACTCGATACAGACAACCTTGCAGAACGCGCCAGAGGACTGTGCTCCTTCTTAGTCCT ATACACTCCCGACGTGGTGTTCCTACAAGAGCTCATCCCACCTTACGTCCAGTATTTAAAGAAACGGGCTGTGAGCTACCTAATCATTGAAG GTGGTGAAGAGAATTACTTCACTGGAATGATGCTGAAGAAGTCGCGAGTCAAATTCCGGGAGAGCGAGATAGTACCTTACCCCACCACTCAAATGATGAGGAATCTCCTCGTAGCTCAG GTGGATTTCAAAGGCCAGAAGTTTTGTCTGATGACGTCCCACATGGAGAGCTGTAAAGGCCACGCAGAGGAGCGCATGAAACAGCTGCGAGTGGTGAtgcagaggatgagagaggcACCAGATGATGTCACCGTCCTGTTTGGAGGGGACACGAACCTGAGGGACACTGAG GTGGCCAAGGTGGGTCTGCCCTCCACTGTCTGTGATGTGTGGGAGCGACTGGGAAGGCAGGAGCACTGCCGCTACACGTGGGACACCAAAGCCAACACCAACAAGACTGTTCCTTACATCAGTCGCTGCCGCTTCGACCGGGTCTACTTCCGCCCCGCTACCAAGGATGGCGTCCAACATCTGGCCCCAGATCACATGGCCCTGGTGGGACTGGACAAGCTGGACTGTGGACGCTACACAAGTGATCACTGGGGAATCTACTGTAGCTTCTCTGCTGGgtag
- the acot13 gene encoding acyl-coenzyme A thioesterase 13, translated as MASLSLNTIKQIMRAMVDNRGFDRVLQKVEVLSATPGKVVCEMRVEEEHTNRGGTLHGGLTATLVDVISTMAIMNSERGAPGVSVDMNITYMTAAKMGEDVLITAQVLKQGRTLAFATVDLTNKATGKIIAQGRHTKHLGSS; from the exons ATGGCGTCGTTGTCTTTAAATAcgataaaacaaataatgagaGCAATGGTCGACAATCGAGGTTTCGACAGAGTCCTGCAAAAG GTGGAGGTCTTGTCTGCCACTCCAGGTAAGGTGGTGTGTGAGATGCGGGTAGAAGAGGAGCACACCAACCGTGGAGGGACGCTACACGGCGGGTTGACAGCCACCCTGGTCGATGTGATCTCCACCATGGCTATCATGAACAGTGAGAGGGGAGCACCAGGAGTCAGTGTGGATATGAACATAAC ATACATGACCGCTGCAAAGATGGGAGAGGACGTACTCATCACTGCTCAGGTTCTGAAGCAGGGGCGGACGCTGGCGTTTGCCACCGTAGACCTCACCAACAAAGCCACGGGGAAGATCATAGCACAAGGAAGACACACTAAACACCTTGGCAGCAGCTAA
- the c3h6orf62 gene encoding uncharacterized protein C6orf62 homolog, with translation MGDPTSRRNQTRNRLRAQLRKKRESLADQFDFKIYIAFVFKEKKKKSALFEVAEVVPVMTNNYEENILRGVRDSSYSLESSIELLQKDVVQLHAPRYQSMRRDVIGCTQEMDFILWPRNDIEKIVCLLFSRWKGADDEPFRPVQAKFEFHHGDYEKQCLHALGRKDKAGMVMNNPSQSVFLFMDRQHLQTPKTKATVFKLCSLCLYLPQDQLTCWGVGDIEDHLRPYMPD, from the exons ATGGGGGACCCAACTTCACGAAGAAATCAGACAAGAAATCGACTTCGAGCTCAACTTCGGAAGAAAAGGGAATCTTTGGCTGATCAGTTTGACTTCAAGATTTATATAGCCTTCGTTTTCAAAGAAAAG aagaagaagtctgCACTTTTTGAAGTAGCTGAAGTTGTGCCAGTGATGACCAACAATTATGAAGAAAACATCCTAAGAGGTGTGCGGGACTCGAGCTACTCTCTCGAGAGTTCGATAGAACTCCTGCAAAAAGATGTTGTGCAACTACACGCCCCCCGATACCAGTCAATGCGAAGG GATGTGATAGGCTGCACACAGGAGATGGACTTCATCCTTTGGCCACGCAACGATATTGAGAAgattgtctgtctgctgttctcCAGATGGAAGGGGGCCGATGATGAACCcttcaggcctgttcag GCCAAGTTTGAATTTCATCATGGAGACTATGAGAAGCAGTGCTTACATGCGTTGGGTCGTAAAGACAAGGCTGGGATGGTCATGAACAACCCAAGTCAGTCTGTATTTCTCTTCATGGATAGACAGCACTTACAG ACTCCTAAAACCAAGGCCACAGTTTTCAAGTTGTGCAGCCTCTGCCTTTACTTGCCCCAGGACCAGCTGACCTGCTGGGGTGTGGGAGACATCGAGGATCACCTCCGCCCATACATGCCTGATTAG